The Dunckerocampus dactyliophorus isolate RoL2022-P2 chromosome 1, RoL_Ddac_1.1, whole genome shotgun sequence genome has a segment encoding these proteins:
- the si:ch73-181d5.4 gene encoding uncharacterized protein si:ch73-181d5.4 isoform X1: MENNSLTNASSEEQQSQSEPSGDKPGLSQLRKSWGFRRSTIAQREFIEEVGDVTHSPSPVRRARSRRSTQTPSAFKDNKVAQAPQASLTVMDDLEWSAPSSPGSEETKPALSTVGGCLDPTMWQDIGSAFDTAFSLLGGDEGLSMDMSDDLAIPDILGVSDTTEPPPLLVSDDTEISELRGRPDNDGILQPMPTEKVASGDVDVVLISSQDEESDETTSIQIEEQVQSKSKQGTSAGRGGRGRARGRGRGRGKGKGRGRGRGRGKVVEVESLVACDEDDDVMLVNPSEGQLQHLQREHKDNDLHTPEMDTYLAHSVVTLSPVQQTSSDCIIIDTDVEQNKDTTTGQYDDAPEEADEQYNKDKDVMEHSSIFTAKTYDPSALYCICRQKHNKRFMVSCDSCQECFHGDCVGVSETEGRTEYVCPPCTTKKLSQSQSEVHTQPEPYTLPADLSLIPSGDKPEGQEEQDSLKKTVELEENDIEEASAISSEPGRGPGVAMAADSSLPLCIGPGCTRPALQGSVYCGTDCIIQHATFTMQSLSDTKVPKPTGGMQRKASPTTPAAKGQCSRVSARLAAKAEENAKKEELMEGDGTQTEATSTKACDPTLTEVQATSLPSSKLYTALTKECKEIEPETPQKQKPEDPPTDESPPQQPSTEPVLPQSDSHTSKKDSANSDISEEASGESVPFIPPTGAKSGPPPPTQSPNTGTKQHERGVVLNTLTAYIIPKKQSGLQPSSSHMAASCQKPLAPTVVNETRNLPVPPAPSAPSSRPSQPNNQVRQSIQRSLTSILFKRVCDCEDLDMSESDAAKLVASIEMEMFDIFRNTDSKYMNKYRTIMFNLKDPRHKGFLYRVVQGDISPFRLVRMSQKDMQATKAPDQNVKDTSEVKNAAAKVPGLSQKPEVVKVDLSCLNITKPERRSVGNKRSMPTPTLTLKNRGSEPRKESAVPDVLTCMLKDTTSEHKAHLFDLKCKICTGQIPALGEEEPPNKKNRISEPSDKHYSQGKQGDDSPLWAPPDSPDMDYSTLCPYDPPSRLIIDTGDLTIVESPASPVMDSPASPTFESPASPVMESPTSPSNDTSKTTASKRAYTPVVIPAISTVTITRRDPRTAANRSSASSRGPTNASHNQSAPYGPRGGSTASSSVPTLSVRPAKLIPKPILMKPSSSADPRLYGTSSRTVISESLADGATAQFLAKQETLWKGFLNMLTVTKFATKGYLVSGSAEILKSELPDTIEIGGRIMPQTVWDYVAKLKTSITKELCVIRFHPATEEEEVAYVSLFSYFSSRGRFGVVSNNSRSIKDIYLLPLSAKESIPSILQPLEGPGIEKDRPNLILGLAVIQKPKRPGSVLQEIEEKKPKVHMSKDPMWIPKPPVLYGSDKLEMFQPYDPHTPVSTTPLIAPPCPGSPSDSSSSSDTMPSLLASIKSNPAVSTSAPATSTQSTFNNEKNPKSPSNDTPLKTILSTLFRNKQTGVMVSNDESFPTNSTTVSAKKSSVLSHVSGSMVDPIVQQYGQKSKVKEIEEEENAFDRPYDPEEEYDPAIGYGTLSSQSTGKKKPEDPPLSAFDDEDDVAYDPEDETIFQDLPSDAKKLPDQPQMNCPLSFPNSTQVATPAFTTIPTQTSVAEVPQTSPTGTVVVSAATLTEQQRMLEELNKQIEEQKRQLKEQEEALRQQREAVGMFMAHFSVTDSMISAPSKPLSQVSSLQSGRIHSGSKPSEQKDSKIEQASNLTDAVDEPHVDSQTDKQENANGSPCLNITSVAVQDAVSDNIKENEKYSSAGEIEDSDVPYDPEDDIFNEIQDDVFQGSTSKIQDSSLLRTGHGGISPNSYHSRRRRSSPKRRSHRERDSHRNPSRRAQRRSTSHSRKHRERDRYRKSERDRSKHRTKGHSERQARHDRVHSTRRHSRGRRRSPTSPSKRDGGSQGYEFKALSPHDSDGHNLISDIGVTIPLQKSSDKDFKQENVPSVNPETSQQPNSQELLQNTVSVHDNSGIVPLTQTNEHIQQETSGNKLESSIPLRELDPPIRDSPESPDPDPRFIPPSSIENNPPAKSEEIIDSEDQISDPAEKVQNDCQLYGSQETLLNMPPPTEGIKSNVGIDLRAKDIQGLNPREQGMTGKCFGQKHSEIQKIAKGVITNVPETGNDLKCSDGGPEHYTKHPNIKTEENMSEFPCGKLGVMDIGKSQIQSKLSNLTGKGIDHNNQSQNFPQVRDFQSLSRSDDLNRGHCDQESSAKSNLSTGSNDTYLTPSFAVSDDKRHIKRDQDASTANIKYEHYDTSYIGQDSIESAHLQEAQFDVKFERSVHGLDMKESDKQLELRRRNRREACSLGPGEGVACLGGQDLSDVVNSIAVTSGRGIGETFPDGCHASIQGISKQNQCQQDPCTASNIKNADCRGPQPGIWVHRVQNTELVECNRDLDWGCPGLVRDYDTDINSTGSASVRVGQLAQDEEQVHEPSHGWIGASMESHGPDRRVAGDVHPCKSWTVGGLNVGATKHDSRGPGDPDAMGPWGEEIQVHDRRGPGSPHFMKTEPQSQGPTLEGLRNDRRGKIVPDFMGPGTRGRGPDMNNWHGPGDERVCTDMRVPVHTRKGPDACDFRTQEIGNATMTGPVSSRQSIGPDFRGPRPEKRHAAINSLGHGVRGPLVPENLGPCFERGPGTEGPVHDGGQAEGGPHYRGPVTDWKDSPMQGTDHDMRGPVGPDCREPWNERRGPERVMQHCNRKGTEGHDAREQGPVVRRCAMESPRIAPKGGSHFNEPGNGRLNLPINSPKFDREGQRGPDLRGMEPERRELGVPKCFGPGHRGHNVRGPRFEMRCIEGQGPPNLRRGDQNTDELGTRPYASGPGHDLMENRFEKLGPHNRRAWSPRSESMNPNMEQTEPHWRGPDIRGPIHEKNLPRPDNRGHVPFMEQRMVQPRVANMNRPVYQHLGPNTELPGSSRIHPEREETRFGSKGPRPFGGPGPNQSLPEMDPESNCRGSYFGAGLEPERKGPSSRDFRGPICERKNPNINSLGLERREPGDPDSRKNNFERSPDGPGPNWRSDGLQYRGPGIRQNSIRSGPDNREDQRHENKCNLSVTVFRGPEPDQNCHGGRWKAVDYGYSDSETQFEDEWKHPDNRYPHPITEDIDVPVDHGNVQRGPGIRGFELMPEMKNLPFSGPRRVPGDDWSDPGPFQGDADRVCPRPSRGGPGNGCRKPGRGRSGQRWRSDHMDFREQGHERRGPMMGAPVSDKRGDHEAVRLSGRGPNLEEPRPIQGGPDLKNSFKNRREFEMHDNRDTDVRFHGPENPNLERPFRDFRNSEPRAMEPERNALDIEISENPNRQGFEHRFRTQGPDINFRHRENDMRGEPGNLRLGRGPVAWVADTQVSVCNRRDEDTMDPGLDSRQPSHAMRDGMQCSDIRASRRYNRRSFDMRGRRSRQRGRALRGSQCGIQGSEEKSFGISANPQSEEVKAPKPRAALLPTPTEGRVCLPNHRINSSMKQKHIGHHINK, translated from the exons ATGGAGAATAACAGCCTCACAAATGCCAGCTCAG AGGAGCAACAGAGCCAGTCAGAACCTTCAGGTGATAAACCAGGATTGTCCCAACTTAGAAAGTCATGGGGTTTCAGACGATCAACGATAGCTCAACGAGAGTTCATCGAAGAAGTTGGAGATGTAACCCATAGTCCTTCACCTGTGCGGAGGGCCAGAAGCCGGCGTTCTACTCAGACACCATCGGCCTTTAAAGACAACAAGGTCGCCCAAGCTCCTCAAGCATCTCTGACCGTTATGGATGACCTCGAGTGGTCTGCCCCATCTTCACCAGGTTCAGAGGAAACCAAACCAGCTTTATCCACTGTGGGAGGGTGCCTTGACCCAACCATGTGGCAGGACATTGGGTCTGCCTTTGACACTGCTTTCTCCCTTCTTGGTGGGGATGAGGGTTTGTCAATGGACATGTCTGATGATTTGGCAATTCCAGATATTTTGGGAGTTTCTGATACCACAGAGCCTCCTCCTTTACTAGTTTCAGATGACACAGAGATATCTGAGCTCAGGGGACGTCCTGATAATGATGGAATTCTGCAGCCAATGCCAACAGAGAAGGTGGCAAGTGGAGATGTAGATGTAGTTTTGATCTCAAGCCAAGACGAGGAAAGCGATGAAACGACTTCGATACAAATCGAGGAGCAAGTGCAATCTAAATCCAAGCAGGGAACCAGTGCAGGGAGAGGCGGAAGAGGAAGGGCCAGAGGTAGAGGAAGAGGACGAGGAAAGGGTAAAGGCAGAGGGAGGGGCAGAGGGAGGGGTAAGGTAGTTGAGGTTGAGTCATTAGTGGCGTGTGATGAGGACGATGATGTAATGCTTGTTAATCCATCAGAAGGGCAGCTGCAGCACCTACAAAGGGAGCATAAAGATAATGACCTGCACACACCTGAAATGGACACATATCTTGCGCACTCTGTTGTCACGCTGAGTCCTGTTCAGCAAACAAGCTCAGACTGTATTATTATAGACACAGATGTGGAGCAGAATAAAGACACAACTACAGGCCAGTATGATGATGCACCAGAGGAGGCAGACGAGCAATACAACAAAGATAAAGATGTTATGGAACATTCAAGCATATTTACTGCCAAGACTTACGATCCCAGTGCTCTGTACTGCATCTGTcgacaaaaacacaataaaag GTTTATGGTCTCCTGTGACAGTTGTCAAGAGTGTTTCCATGGCGACTGTGTTGGTGTCAGTGAAACCGAAGGCCGTACAGAGTATGTTTGCCCACCCTGCACTACAAAGAAGCTCAGCCAATCCCAGTCTGAAGTCCACACCCAGCCAGAACCATATACTTTGCCTGCAGACTTATCACTTATTCCTTCTGGAGACAAACCAGAGGGACAAGAGGAGCAGGACTCcctgaag AAGACTGTAGAGTTGGAGGAGAATGATATAGAGGAGGCTTCTGCAATAAGTTCTGAACCTGGACGTGGACCTGGTGTGGCGATGGCGGCAGATAGCTCACTTCCGCTATGTATCGGACCAGGATGCACCAGACCAGCTTTACAGGGCTCTGTTTATTGCGGCACTGACTGCATTATTCAGCATGCTACTTTCACTATGCAGTCCCTCTCTGACACAAAGGTGCCCAAACCTACAGGTGGAATGCAGAGAAAAGCTTCACCTACAACACCTGCTGCAAAG GGTCAGTGTAGTAGGGTGTCTGCAAGGTTAGCTGCAAAAGCTGAGGAAAATGCCAAAAAGGAGGAGCTGATGGAAGGTGATGGAACGCAGACAGAGGCTACATCCACCAAAGCCTGTGACCCCACTCTCACAGAAGTTCAGGCCACTTCGCTACCATCATCTAAGTTGTACACAGCGT TAACTAAGGAGTGTAAAGAAATAGAGCCTGAAACTCCCCAAAAACAAAAGCCAGAGGACCCACCCACAGATGAGTCTCCCCCACAACAACCCAGCACTGAGCCAGTTCTACCACAAAGTGACTCTCATACCAGCAAAAAGGATTCTGCAAACAGTGACATTTCAGAAGAAGCATCTGGAGAATCAGTTCCCTTCATACCCCCTACTGGAGCAAAATCAGGTCCACCTCCTCCCACACAGTCTCCAAACACAGggacaaaacaacatgaaaggGGAGTTGTTTTGAACACTCTGACAGCATACATAATCCCTAAGAAGCAATCTGGACTTCAGCCTTCATCTAGCCACATGGCAGCCTCATGCCAGAAGCCTTTGGCCCCCACTGTAGTGAATGAGACCCGAAATCTCCCTGTACCACCTGCACCAAGCGCTCCCTCCTCAAGACCCTCTCAGCCAAATAACCAGGTCAGACAGAGCATCCAGCGCTCTCTCACTAGCATCTTGTTCAAAAG GGTTTGTGACTGTGAGGATTTGGACATGTCTGAAAGTGATGCTGCAAAGCTTGTTGCAAGCATTGAGATGGAGATGTTCGACATCTTTCGTAATACAGACAGCAAATACATGAATAAGTACAGAACTATTATGTTCAACCTGAAAGACCCAAGACACAAG GGCTTTCTATATCGAGTTGTGCAAGGAGACATCAGTCCTTTCAGACTGGTCAGGATGAGCCAAAAGGACATGCAGGCTACCAAGGCACCAGACCAAAATGTAAAGGACACATCAGAG GTTAAAAATGCAGCTGCTAAAGTGCCAGGTTTGTCGCAGAAGCCTGAAGTTGTGAAGGTTGATCTTTCCTGTTTAAACATCACAAAACCCGAACGAAGATCTGTGGGCAAT AAGAGAAGTATGCCTACTCCCACTCTTACTCTGAAGAACAGAGGAAGTGAGCCAAGAAAAGAGAGTGCAGTGCCAGATGTTCTTACCTGTATGCTTAAGGACACAACATCAGAGCACAAGGCTCACCTGTTTGACCTGAAATGCAAGATATGTACAG GACAAATACCAGCATTAGGGGAGGAGGAAcctccaaacaaaaaaaacaggatttcTGAACCAAGCGATAAACATTATTCACAGGGGAAACAGGGAGATGACTCACCATTATGGGCGCCACCAGACTCACCTGACATGGATTATTCAACACTCTGTCCTTATGACCCTCCCTCCCGCCTTATTATTGATACTGGTGATTTGACCATTGTTGAATCTCCTGCTTCCCCCGTAATGGATTCCCCTGCCTCTCCCACTTTCGAGTCTCCTGCTTCTCCAGTCATGGAGTCCCCTACATCCCCATCTAATGATACTTCTAAAACCACAGCATCAAAAAGAGCATATACACCTGTTGTGATTCCAGCCATCTCCACAGTGACTATTACAAGGCGTGACCCCCGAACTGCAGCTAACAGGAGCTCTGCTTCATCTCGTGGTCCCACAAATGCGTCCCACAATCAATCAGCGCCTTATGGTCCTCGAGGGGGTAGCACTGCTTCATCATCAGTACCAACCTTGTCAGTGCGACCAGCAAAACTAATACCAAAACCTATTCTCATGAAGCCATCCTCTTCAGCTGATCCCAGACTCTATGGAACATCATCAAG GACTGTGATTTCTGAATCTCTAGCCGATGGTGCAACTGCACAGTTTCTGGCAAAGCAGGAAACACTTTGGAAAGGCTTCCTGAACATGCTCACTGTGACAAAGTTTGCTACCAAAGGGTATCTGGTTTCAGGATCTGCTGAAATTTTGAAATCG GAACTACCTGATACCATAGAAATTGGAGGGAGAATCATGCCTCAAACAGTGTGGGACTATGTTGCAAAGCTCAAGACCTCTATTACAAAG GAGTTATGTGTGATCCGCTTTCATCCTGCTACTGAAGAAGAAGAGGTGGCATACGTCTCACTCTTTTCCTACTTCAGCAGCAGAGGACGTTTTGGTGTCGTGTCGAACAACAGTCGTTCCATCAAGGATATCTACCTTCTGCCACTTAGTGCAAAGGAATCAATCCCATCAATACTGCAACCTCTGGAAGGACCAG GAATTGAAAAGGACAGGCCCAATCTTATTCTTGGTTTGGCAGTTATCCAGAAACCAAAACGTCCAGGAAGTGTGCTTCAGGAAATTGAAGAGAAGAAACCAAAAGTTCACATGTCTAAAGACCCCATGTGGATCCCAAAACCTCCAGTCCTCTATGGTTCAGACAAATTGGAGATGTTTCAACCCTATGATCCACATACCCCTGTGAGCACAACCCCTCTCATTGCACCCCCTTGTCCTGGGTCACCATCGGATTCCTCTTCGAGCTCAGATACTATGCCGTCACTCCTAGCCTCCATTAAATCAAACCCCGCTGTTTCTACTTCAGCCCCTGCTACATCAACCCAGTCCACATTCAATAATGAAAAGAATCCTAAATCCCCCAGTAATGATACACCACTAAAGACTATATTGAGTACATTGTTCCGAAATAAGCAAACTGGTGTCATGGTTTCTAATGATGAAAGTTTTCCTACTAATTCGACAACAGTAAGTGCTAAGAAGTCCTCCGTGCTGTCTCATGTGTCAGGATCAATGGTGGATCCAATTGTTCAACAGTATGGGCAGAAATCTAAAGTCAAAGAGATAGAAGAGGAGGAAAATGCATTTGATCGTCCGTATGACCCAGAAGAGGAGTATGATCCTGCAATAGGATATGGAACCCTTTCCTCACAGAGTACAGGAAAGAAGAAGCCAGAAGACCCTCCATTATCAGCctttgatgatgaagatgatgtggCCTATGATCCTGAGGATGAGACTATTTTTCAAGATTTACCAAGTGATGCAAAGAAACTTCCTGATCAACCTCAAATGAACTGTCCATTGTCATTTCCAAATTCCACACAAGTTGCAACACCTGCTTTCACTACTATTCCAACCCAAACTTCTGTAGCTGAAGTTCCGCAGACCAGTCCTACTGGTACTGTGGTTGTCTCAGCCGCTACGTTGACTGAGCAGCAGCGAATGCTTGAGGAGCTTAATAAACAGATTGAAGAGCAAAAACGGCAATTAAAGGAACAGGAAGAGGCACTTCGCCAACAAAGAGAGGCTGTGGGTATGTTCATGGCACACTTTTCTGTTACTGATTCCATGATTTCGGCTCCCTCAAAGCCTCTTAGTCAGGTTTCATCCCTTCAGAGCGGTAGAATTCACTCAGGGTCAAAACCTTCTGAACAGAAAGACTCAAAGATAGAACAGGCCAGCAATCTAACAGATGCTGTTGATGAACCACACGTTGATTCACAAACCGATAAGCAGGAAAACGCAAATGGTAGTCCTTGTTTAAACATAACTTCAGTCGCAGTGCAAGACGCAGTATCTGACAATATaaaggaaaatgaaaaatattcatCTGCTGGTGAGATTGAAGATTCTGATGTACCTTATGATCCAGAGGatgacatttttaatgaaattcAGGATGATGTGTTTCAAGGAAGCACCTCAAAGATTCAGGATTCATCCTTATTGAGAACAGGACACGGGGGTATTTCTCCAAATTCATATCACAGCAGAAGGCGGAGGTCATCACCAAAGAGGCGGAGTCATCGTGAAAGAGACAGCCACAGAAATCCTTCAAGGAGAGCTCAGCGGCGTTCCACTTCACATTCCAGGAAACATAGAGAACGGGATAGATACAGAAAAAGTGAACGAGACCGGTCAAAACATAGAACTAAAGGCCACTCTGAACGCCAGGCTCGTCATGATAGGGTGCATAGCACACGGCGGCATTCCCGTGGTCGTCGAAGATCACCAACCTCTCCCAGCAAAAGAGATGGGGGGTCCCAGGGATATGAGTTCAAGGCATTGTCACCTCATGACAGTGATGGACATAATTTAATATCTGACATTGGTGTTACAATTCCCCTTCAAAAAAGCTCTGATAAAGActttaaacaagaaaatgttCCCAGTGTAAATCCTGAAACTTCACAACAACCAAACTCCCAAGAACTTCTCCAAAACACAGTCAGTGTACATGATAATTCAGGTATTGTTCCTCTGACACAAACGAATGAACACATTCAGCAGGAAACAAGTGGAAACAAGCTTGAAAGTTCAATTCCTCTAAGAGAACTTGATCCCCCAATTCGAGATTCACCAGAGAGTCCTGATCCTGATCCACGGTTTATACCACCTAGCAGTATCGAAAATAACCCCCCTGCCAAATCCGAGGAAATCATAGATTCAGAGGATCAAATCAGTGACCCAGCTGAGAAAGTACAAAATGATTGCCAGCTTTATGGAAGTCAAGAAACATTACTGAATATGCCACCACCCACTGAAGGTATTAAATCAAATGTTGGCATCGATTTGAGAGCCAAAGATATACAGGGTCTAAATCCAAGAGAACAAGGTATGACAGGGAAATGTTTTGGTCAGAAGCAttcagaaatacaaaaaattgcTAAGGGAGTAATAACAAATGTACCTGAAACGGGCAATGACCTGAAATGTTCAGATGGTGGCCCAGAACACTATACTAAACATCCTAATATCAAAACTGAGGAGAATATGTCAGAATTCCCATGTGGGAAGCTTGGTGTCATGGATATTGGAAAGTCACAGATTCAAAGCAAGCTTTCAAATTTGACAGGGAAAGGGATTGACCACAATAATCAAAGTCAAAATTTCCCCCAGGTCAGAGATTTTCAGTCGCTGAGCAGAAGTGATGACTTAAACAGGGGGCATTGTGATCAAGAAAGTAGTGCAAAGTCAAATTTATCCACAGGTTCTAATGATACATATCTGACACCATCATTTGCCGTGTCAGATGACAAACGGCATATAAAAAGAGATCAAGATGCCTCTACCgcaaatataaaatatgaacaTTATGACACTTCTTACATTGGACAAGACAGCATTGAATCTGCACATTTGCAGGAAGCACAGTTTGATGTTAAGTTTGAAAGGAGTGTGCATGGCCTTGACATGAAGGAATCAGACAAGCAGCTTGAACTGAGAAGGCGTAATAGGAGAGAAGCTTGTTCTTTAGGGCCTGGTGAGGGTGTTGCTTGTTTGGGTGGTCAGGACTTGAGTGATGTGGTTAACTCAATTGCTGTCACTTCAGGAAGAGGCATTGGAGAAACATTTCCTGATGGCTGCCATGCAAGCATTCAAGGAATAAGCAAACAGAATCAGTGTCAGCAAGACCCATGTACTGCTTCTAATATAAAAAATGCCGATTGCAGAGGTCCACAACCCGGTATCTGGGTTCATAGGGTTCAAAACACAGAACTGGTTGAGTGTAATAGGGATCTAGATTGGGGTTGTCCAGGTTTGGTCAGAGATTATGACACTGACATCAATAGCACAGGGTCAGCTTCAGTAAGAGTAGGGCAACTTGCTCAAGATGAAGAGCAAGTCCATGAGCCATCTCATGGTTGGATAGGTGCGAGTATGGAAAGCCATGGACCTGACAGAAGAGTTGCTGGAGATGTACACCCTTGCAAATCATGGACTGTGGGAGGTCTAAATGTAGGGGCCACAAAGCATGACAGCAGAGGACCAGGTGATCCAGATGCCATGGGACCATGGGGAGAAGAGATCCAAGTGCATGACAGGAGAGGACCCGGAAGTCCACATTTCATGAAAACAGAACCCCAAAGCCAAGGACCTACTTTGGAGGGCCTAAGAAATGACAGGAGAGGGAAAATTGTTCCAGATTTCATGGGACCTGGGACTCGTGGCAGAGGACCTGATATGAATAACTGGCATGGACCCGGGGATGAGCGCGTATGTACTGACATGAGAGTTCCAGTGCATACTAGGAAAGGACCAGATGCTTGTGATTTCAGAACACAGGAAATTGGAAATGCAACTATGACTGGTCCTGTTTCTAGCAGGCAATCTATAGGGCCTGATTTCAGAGGTCCAAGACCTGAAAAGAGACATGCAGCTATAAATAGTTTAGGACATGGTGTGAGAGGACCACTTGTCCCAGAAAATTTGGGACCATGTTTTGAAAGAGGTCCAGGCACGGAGGGCCCTGTACATGATGGAGGACAGGCAGAGGGAGGTCCACATTATCGAGGTCCTGTAACTGACTGGAAAGACTCGCCTATGCAAGGTACAGACCATGACATGAGAGGTCCAGTAGGTCCAGATTGCAGGGAACCATGGAATGAAAGAAGAGGCCCTGAAAGGGTTATGCAACACTGTAATAGAAAAGGAACAGAAGGTCATGATGCCAGGGAGCAAGGGCCTGTAGTCAGACGGTGTGCAATGGAAAGTCCAAGGATTGCACCAAAAGGAGGCTCACATTTCAATGAACCAGGGAATGGAaggctaaatttaccaatcaacaGCCCCAAATTTGACAGGGAAGGACAGAGAGGTCCAGACTTGAGGGGAATGGAACCTGAGAGAAGAGAATTAGGAGTCCCAAAATGTTTTGGGCCAGGGCACCGAGGGCATAATGTAAGAGGGCCTCGGTTTGAAATGAGATGCATAGAGGGTCAAGGGCCTCCTAACTTAAGAAGGGGAGATCAAAACACTGATGAGCTTGGCACAAGGCCTTATGCATCAGGTCCTGGACATGATTTAATGGAAAATAGGTTTGAAAAGCTTGGACCTCATAATAGACGAGCATGGAGCCCCAGGTCAGAAAGTATGAATCCAAATATGGAGCAAACAGAGCCTCACTGGAGAGGTCCAGATATTAGGGGAccaatacatgaaaaaaatctccCACGACCTGATAACAGAGGGCATGTGCCATTTATGGAACAGAGAATGGTTCAACCAAGAGTTGCAAACATGAATAGACCAGTGTATCAACATTTAGGTCCAAACACAGAGTTACCGGGGTCTAGCAGAATACATCCAGAAAGGGAGGAAACAAGGTTTGGTAGTAAAGGCCCACGACCTTTTGGAGGACCTGGCCCAAATCAAAGTCTTCCAGAAATGGACCCAGAGTCTAATTGTAGAGGTTCATATTTTGGAGCAGGCTTAGAGCCTGAGAGGAAAGGTCCAAGTAGTCGAGATTTTAGAGGACCCATTTGTGAAAGGAAAAATCCAAACATTAATTCTTTGGGGCTTGAGAGACGAGAACCAGGAGACCCAGATagcagaaaaaataattttgagaGAAGTCCAGATGGCCCAGGTCCTAATTGGAGGTCAGATGGCCTACAGTATAGGGGGCCAGGAATCAGGCAGAACAGCATTAGATCAGGTCCAGATAACAGAGAAGATCAAAGACATGAAAACAAATGCAACTTGAGTGTGACCGTCTTTAGAGGTCCAGAACCAGATCAAAATTGTCATGGCGGCAGATGGAAAGCGGTAGACTACGGCTACTCGGACTCTGAAACACAATTTGAAGATGAGTGGAAACATCCCGATAACCGGTATCCTCACCCAATCACAGAGGATATTGATGTACCAGTGGATCATGGTAATGTGCAAAGAGGCCCTGGAATTAGAGGATTTGAGCTCATGCCAGAAATGAAAAACTTACCATTTTCAGGGCCTAGGAGAGTTCCTGGGGATGATTGGAGTGATCCAGGCCCTTTTCAGGGTGACGCTGATAGGGTATGCCCTAGGCCTAGTAGAGGAGGCCCTGGAAATGGATGTAGGAAGCCTGGTAGAGGAAGATCTGGGCAAAGGTGGAGATCTGACCACATGGACTTCAGAGAACAGGGCCATGAAAGGAGAGGTCCAATGATGGGAGCACCTGTGTCAGATAAGAGAGGTGATCACGAGGCTGTAAGACTGTCAGGAAGAGGTCCAAACTTGGAAGAACCAAGGCCCATTCAGGGAGGTCCTGATTTAAAGAATTCattcaaaaacagaagagaattTGAGATGCATGACAACCGTGATACAGATGTAAGGTTCCATGGGCCTGAAAACCCAAATCTTGAAAGGCCGTTTAGGGATTTTAGAAATTCAGAACCTAGAGCAATGGAGCCTGAAAGGAATGCTTTAGACATTGAAATCTCTGAAAACCCAAATAGACAGGGTTTTGAACATCGTTTTAGGACGCAGGGCCCAGACATAAATTTTAGGCACAGAGAAAATGATATGAGGGGGGAACCTGGAAACTTAAGACTGGGGCGTGGGCCCGTGGCGTGGGTTGCAGACACTCAAGTCTCTGTGTGTAATAGAAGAGATGAGGACACTATGGACCCCGGGTTAGACTCAAGGCAACCCAGTCATGCTATGAGGGATGGGATGCAATGTTCTGACATCAGGGCCTCAAGGAGGTATAACCGTAGATCATTCGACATGAGAGGTCGGAGGTCAAGGCAGAGAGGCCGTGCACTCCGTGGTTCTCAATGTGGTATTCAGGGTAGCGAAGAAAAGTCATTTGGCATTTCAGCAAATCCACAAAGTGAAGAAGTAAAAGCTCCAAAACCTAGGGCTGCCTTGCTTCCCACTCCAACCGAAGGTCGCGTATGTCTCCCAAATCATAGGATAAACAGCAGCATGAAGCAAAAACACATAGGCCACCATATTAACAAGTAG